A window from Candidatus Gracilibacteria bacterium encodes these proteins:
- a CDS encoding RlmE family RNA methyltransferase, with amino-acid sequence MPKPFQVQDKYFHLAKERGYRARSAFKLLDIQEKFQLIRRGDTVVDLGAAPGSFLQVIAELVGPNGTGVGFDLQEIAPFAEKNIHTFVQDIMEKDAIFARLEELGVKRVDTVTSDLAPKTSGIRDLDQGRSAELTDQAFFLATRLLKKGGNFVGKIFEGEEMKVLIANMKKRFRKVSVFKPPSSRDRSFETFVVGIHLL; translated from the coding sequence TCACCTGGCGAAGGAGCGGGGGTATAGGGCGCGGAGTGCGTTTAAGCTTTTGGATATTCAGGAGAAGTTTCAGCTGATTCGGCGGGGAGATACGGTGGTGGATTTGGGGGCGGCGCCGGGGAGTTTTTTGCAGGTGATTGCGGAATTGGTGGGGCCGAATGGGACCGGCGTTGGGTTTGATTTGCAGGAAATTGCGCCGTTTGCGGAGAAAAATATTCATACTTTTGTGCAGGATATTATGGAGAAGGATGCGATTTTTGCTCGGCTGGAGGAGCTTGGCGTGAAACGAGTGGACACGGTGACCAGTGATCTTGCGCCCAAGACCAGCGGCATTCGGGATCTGGACCAAGGGCGGAGCGCGGAGCTCACGGATCAGGCTTTCTTTTTGGCCACTCGCCTTTTAAAAAAAGGCGGCAATTTTGTTGGGAAAATTTTTGAAGGAGAAGAAATGAAAGTTTTGATCGCCAACATGAAAAAACGGTTCAGAAAAGTTTCGGTGTTCAAACCCCCTTCTTCCCGAGATCGTAGCTTTGAGACTTTTGTGGTGGGCATCCATTTGCTATAG
- a CDS encoding lyase family protein, translating to MKTRTEKDAIGPVEVPLESYGGSFYTRAQANFQISPLRIPHSFKVGLAWIKSCAAEVNADLGDLPKAHAEAIAQAAQEFIEGKFEEYYDLDVYQAGAGTPFNMSLNEILANRANEILGGKKGEYKPLHPNNHVNAGQSSNDTIPTAIRLAALLELVPLLQSGQKLAEAFQKKSVEFKDMLKVGRTHLQDAVPVTLGQEFDAYESALTRALERLEAAAPELGDLGIGGTATGSGINTRPEFAQKMVEALSKKMGIELGFMNPFENSHSLGVFVSISSALRALSIELLRICSDLRLMVSGPEAGWNEIHLPEVEPGSSIMPGKVNPSVLECISMICVQVQALDHAIAFSGSQGQLELNWYTPLVGWDLLHQIQILERGMDLLRRDCIEGITANKEQMQEVLDRSFAMATALVPHLGYHEVAEMVNRSKREKIPFAKLVKKEHLKHIAVEKLTQPNL from the coding sequence ATGAAAACTCGCACCGAAAAAGACGCCATTGGCCCCGTTGAAGTTCCTTTGGAAAGTTACGGAGGCAGTTTTTATACCCGTGCACAGGCCAATTTTCAAATTTCTCCGCTCCGCATTCCACATTCTTTTAAAGTGGGCTTGGCATGGATTAAATCCTGCGCGGCGGAGGTGAATGCGGATTTGGGCGATCTGCCCAAGGCTCACGCAGAGGCCATTGCGCAAGCGGCTCAAGAATTTATTGAGGGCAAATTTGAGGAATATTACGATTTGGATGTGTACCAAGCGGGAGCCGGGACTCCTTTCAATATGTCTTTGAATGAAATTTTGGCGAATCGGGCCAATGAAATTTTGGGTGGAAAGAAGGGCGAATACAAACCTTTGCACCCCAATAATCATGTGAATGCCGGGCAATCTTCCAACGATACTATTCCCACCGCCATTCGTTTGGCGGCGCTTTTGGAGCTGGTTCCTCTTCTGCAGAGTGGACAAAAATTGGCGGAGGCTTTTCAAAAAAAGAGTGTCGAGTTTAAGGACATGCTCAAAGTGGGGCGCACCCATTTGCAGGATGCCGTGCCGGTGACTTTGGGGCAAGAGTTTGATGCGTACGAATCGGCTTTGACCCGCGCACTGGAGCGCTTGGAAGCGGCTGCGCCCGAGCTCGGAGATTTGGGAATTGGGGGTACAGCAACAGGTTCGGGAATTAACACACGGCCCGAATTTGCTCAAAAAATGGTGGAAGCGCTTTCTAAAAAAATGGGCATTGAGCTGGGCTTTATGAATCCTTTTGAAAACAGTCACAGTCTGGGTGTGTTTGTTTCAATCTCGTCGGCGCTACGAGCCCTTTCCATTGAGTTGCTCAGAATCTGCAGTGACTTGCGCCTTATGGTTTCGGGCCCGGAAGCGGGCTGGAATGAAATCCATTTGCCGGAAGTGGAGCCGGGGTCTTCTATTATGCCGGGCAAGGTGAACCCTTCGGTGCTTGAGTGCATCAGCATGATTTGTGTGCAGGTTCAGGCTTTGGATCATGCCATTGCGTTTTCCGGATCCCAAGGACAACTGGAACTCAACTGGTACACCCCGCTTGTGGGCTGGGATTTGCTTCATCAAATCCAGATTTTGGAGCGAGGAATGGACTTGCTCCGCCGAGATTGTATTGAAGGAATCACCGCGAACAAGGAGCAGATGCAGGAGGTTTTGGATCGCAGTTTTGCCATGGCCACCGCACTGGTGCCGCATCTGGGCTACCATGAAGTTGCGGAGATGGTGAACCGCTCCAAACGGGAGAAAATTCCTTTCGCCAAATTGGTGAAAAAAGAGCATCTCAAACACATTGCAGTGGAAAAGCTCACGCAGCCAAACCTATAA
- a CDS encoding PKD domain-containing protein, whose amino-acid sequence MEEFSQAPTPSSEPIPAVPAPEAPSPAPAAPAAPALDPKIKRKRMLKRLGIVSSVVFVLLLVFTVLWAAFLANTEFILFKYLPISQAGFNKFFYTLFNIQMGAVVIATMLAALYGLIRSLLVKKEELEQKKKFSRMALKFGIGFLLTGVLWLVGIWFLGPRLVEELRYGSPIVTVPENTIGLTSPISISFDASLIPIETSVYSILSYTWDFGDGSIANGQKVTHEYKQKAQGNGIYTVVLTVEYMDLKSGARFDYETSTEVVIENELTAASFVANPSSGEVPLTVNFDAGSSFDPDGEIVSYEWDFDEDGRYDDAVGEVVSYEFTQEGNYEVSLRVTDNNGESATTSQVIEAGSVGGLRAVITPPLGEGAVYFTDERYEFDGNLSQATEQKIVKFKWDMGDGTKLEGRSVKHTYEEVGSYQVVLTVLDADGNADESILDLEVVEEGTPPSASIKTSPAAVSGVVSGPVPLTVGFDASGSTDPEDDIVDYEWDFDGDGIVDDSGSKVSNTYGEVGSYEAMLVVTDAAGNTKESTVNIEVTAQGITAKLEATPSNGEVPLTVSFDASGSSYKEGSIVSYEIDFGDGADLYIGDATVTYKYNAVGTYTAVLTVVGADGARDSTEMQIVVRPVALTACFTVNESTGTGFLIVVVDPSCSQGTIDNYEWDFGDGEISFDRKPGSHTYDAPGTYTITLEITESTGIVDAFSKTVTVKGL is encoded by the coding sequence ATGGAAGAATTTTCTCAAGCCCCCACACCGTCGTCAGAGCCGATCCCGGCAGTGCCTGCTCCGGAGGCGCCAAGCCCAGCCCCTGCAGCTCCCGCCGCACCCGCCCTTGATCCCAAAATCAAGCGCAAGCGAATGCTCAAAAGACTCGGCATTGTTTCATCCGTAGTTTTTGTTCTGCTCTTGGTCTTCACGGTGCTGTGGGCCGCCTTTTTGGCAAACACGGAGTTCATCCTCTTTAAATATCTTCCCATTTCTCAAGCGGGCTTCAATAAATTTTTCTACACACTCTTCAACATTCAAATGGGAGCCGTGGTCATTGCAACGATGCTCGCCGCCTTATATGGGCTCATCCGTTCTTTGCTCGTAAAAAAAGAAGAGCTGGAACAAAAGAAAAAGTTCTCTCGCATGGCTTTAAAATTTGGAATCGGATTCCTGCTCACCGGCGTTTTGTGGCTCGTGGGAATATGGTTTTTAGGGCCTCGTTTGGTGGAAGAGTTGCGATATGGTTCTCCCATCGTAACGGTGCCGGAAAACACCATTGGACTCACTTCACCCATCAGCATCAGTTTTGATGCAAGCTTGATTCCAATAGAAACTTCCGTGTACAGCATTCTTTCTTACACCTGGGATTTTGGAGATGGCAGCATCGCGAACGGACAAAAAGTGACCCATGAATATAAGCAAAAAGCACAGGGCAACGGGATCTACACCGTGGTGCTCACCGTGGAATACATGGATCTGAAAAGCGGGGCTCGATTCGATTATGAAACCAGCACCGAAGTGGTGATAGAAAATGAACTCACCGCCGCATCCTTTGTGGCCAATCCCAGCAGTGGGGAAGTTCCGCTCACCGTGAATTTTGATGCGGGAAGTTCTTTTGATCCCGACGGAGAAATTGTTTCTTACGAATGGGATTTTGATGAAGACGGCCGCTACGATGATGCGGTTGGAGAAGTGGTATCCTACGAATTCACTCAGGAAGGAAATTATGAAGTGTCTTTGCGTGTGACCGACAACAATGGAGAATCCGCCACAACCAGCCAAGTGATCGAGGCGGGCAGTGTGGGAGGTTTAAGAGCGGTGATCACGCCTCCTCTTGGAGAAGGTGCGGTCTATTTTACGGATGAACGCTATGAGTTTGATGGGAACTTATCTCAAGCCACCGAACAAAAAATCGTGAAGTTCAAGTGGGACATGGGCGATGGCACAAAATTGGAAGGCCGTAGTGTAAAACACACTTATGAAGAAGTCGGAAGCTACCAAGTGGTGCTCACCGTTTTGGACGCCGACGGCAATGCGGATGAAAGCATTTTAGACCTCGAAGTGGTGGAAGAAGGCACGCCTCCAAGCGCGTCCATAAAAACCAGTCCTGCGGCGGTCTCCGGAGTGGTCTCCGGTCCCGTGCCACTCACGGTGGGCTTTGATGCTTCCGGTTCCACCGATCCGGAGGATGACATCGTGGACTACGAATGGGATTTTGATGGAGATGGGATTGTGGACGACAGTGGAAGCAAGGTTTCAAATACTTATGGAGAAGTGGGTTCATACGAAGCCATGCTCGTGGTGACCGATGCAGCCGGGAACACGAAGGAAAGCACCGTAAATATTGAAGTCACCGCTCAGGGCATCACCGCAAAACTGGAAGCCACTCCCAGCAATGGAGAGGTCCCGCTTACAGTGAGTTTTGACGCTTCCGGCTCCTCATATAAAGAAGGCAGCATCGTGTCGTACGAAATTGATTTTGGAGATGGAGCAGACTTGTATATTGGCGATGCAACGGTGACTTATAAATACAACGCCGTGGGAACTTACACCGCCGTGCTCACGGTGGTGGGAGCCGACGGAGCCAGGGATTCCACCGAAATGCAAATCGTGGTTCGTCCCGTTGCCCTCACCGCTTGTTTCACCGTGAATGAAAGCACCGGCACAGGATTCCTCATTGTGGTGGTGGACCCCAGTTGTTCTCAGGGGACCATCGACAACTACGAATGGGACTTTGGGGATGGAGAAATCAGCTTTGACCGCAAACCCGGCAGCCACACTTACGATGCCCCGGGCACCTACACCATCACCCTAGAAATCACCGAAAGCACCGGCATCGTCGACGCATTCAGCAAAACCGTCACCGTGAAGTGATTGTAA
- a CDS encoding PKD domain-containing protein encodes MNLRRRITPLLFSLILGINSLWALPASADLVDDLDEIFDLSVETGETNTDASQGDIIESQCAELDESLAGALGCDTSDEIVDFTELEGELEAPDEAGYAPQLTENKSAREFIQTIVNYALSFLGLIAVVIVVYGGVMYVLSRGDEDMASTGKKAISYAAIGILIILGSFAMVNTLLRAGGGDGSGDGSGGEVDGTTITETGASFDTEFVLEEIEEISAEYLDSYQTLLTVSQEVAYMQSVEMPIIIDVEETDWTINGLLEHVLEWAQNTDSDYADQYTLIDEDDVEDYIDMLREGIQDIQQEVDSLSGTYEAAQALYNYLRSGTQTSYLDRFFARLIPKASAASVEEIIQELDRGVTTTDACNTRDYDESTELYTYALGYTVYDMDIREIDDKVCSYIVAIQTAAEGDYIEEVGALLERFREMKDLFDTEGQGFDSGSKLTEVLDAFNAADELLDSSLETVNAKTAQEIVTAMNDLHNLVENLEFVKVRLKASATSGNDPLIVRFNVLGTEDPSGKTVEDDQIEWDLNGDGNFESSGTLNTAAVTSENTEGDAVSATYNEPGTYRIRVRVRSQDENIAAGVSMVTVEVEPSKSMIVLTAQAGTEAASVIADFRSFPAIDQRTYKVTMSEAEGGITFDASETTDGDGNTGAEGGIVYYEWEFGDSETASGSYGQEGGSTVTHVYGEAGSYNLSLTVTDDTGVKDRKYFTLFVASPAARFSMSPSSGTVGTIFEFDASGSTTDIGKIVSTSWTLTKEGTAVPLEENNREVIAVALEEPGVYTMQLIVSDGSGKTDTASLSFLVESTAPVASYEYTVPSQTQPATLFFDAGESYDPDEGDTLTFEWEFEGTEGEDYTILSAENENKELTVQFLKKGDYGVSLTVYDQHSAELKKSDTAVGTITIDSTLDIGMEIQGETARHLDANGQAEVEFTAISATATAFEIDYGDGSSDYTDTITRGETILTHVYETAGVFEVVLTALNDEDDENSIKQRVYIGAGDAPIAVIAIGAEEDIGTGSSLKGSIKTKFSFDATESINVDGSTDNLDYSWNFGDGVTSSQSTVTHSFSEQRTFTVTLTVRDEDDSTVMDQTSVNILIEGMDPVIRGITVTPEGDKLETPLKVDISVDAFDEDGEITFIKAWYYDLNDTAEALGEIIAQSTEFQMTIDTKGKTGETLEYGFAVEVTDDDSNEVSSSDFLDSASIPTLEVTNGPNETPVAGISVDRTSVYVGEPVSFSSTSYDTDGEIVNYWWDIEGDGFWNNEPTEEASFEYEFSQVHPEGIEVQLKVEDDAGATDPSETLTIFVDALSAPPEAAFLTEITGTTVSFQNNSIIDFENDAKLEGQYWDFDLSVDSNGNGSPDDDTDSFEENPIYTYPALGTYEARLTIVDSTGQADTVTRTVNVSESTAPEAKFSTIVNDKMVDFKNETSFDTAQGAEFLSASWDFNLTADTNGDTDPENDTDATTKNPSFEYADYGSYQVKLIVEDSFGKTDSTVQTVVVSSPLDSVQALLTSTPQPNSLNQVVLEKDGDEVSFYYGAEGGSEDLEFVLDKNIFYDTDNDGVRDNDRDFVDDSAGSWKTPFYKSYGQVVVKLTVNDKATGEKDISTLQVVFEGSLGGANLFNATPSEMMVLIVSALITALAAISFIFKAQLTKITKH; translated from the coding sequence ATGAACCTTCGCCGCCGCATCACTCCGCTGCTTTTCTCTCTTATTTTAGGGATAAATAGCCTATGGGCGCTACCGGCTTCCGCAGATTTAGTGGATGATTTGGATGAGATCTTTGACCTTAGCGTGGAAACCGGTGAAACCAATACCGATGCGTCACAGGGCGACATCATCGAATCGCAATGTGCGGAATTGGACGAAAGTTTGGCCGGAGCCTTGGGCTGTGACACCAGCGACGAGATAGTGGATTTTACGGAATTGGAAGGAGAGCTTGAAGCGCCGGATGAAGCCGGTTACGCACCCCAGCTCACGGAAAACAAGAGTGCGCGAGAATTTATTCAGACCATTGTGAACTACGCCTTGTCCTTTTTAGGATTGATCGCCGTGGTGATTGTAGTCTACGGAGGAGTCATGTATGTGCTCAGCCGTGGAGATGAAGACATGGCCTCCACCGGAAAAAAGGCCATCAGCTATGCCGCTATTGGAATTTTAATCATTCTGGGGTCCTTCGCCATGGTGAACACTTTGCTCCGCGCAGGAGGGGGTGACGGTTCCGGAGATGGAAGCGGGGGAGAAGTGGATGGAACCACCATTACGGAAACCGGAGCTTCTTTTGATACGGAGTTTGTTTTGGAAGAAATTGAGGAAATCAGCGCGGAATATTTGGACTCCTACCAAACTTTACTCACAGTGAGCCAGGAAGTGGCGTACATGCAGTCGGTGGAAATGCCCATCATTATTGATGTGGAAGAGACGGATTGGACCATCAATGGGCTTTTAGAGCATGTGCTCGAATGGGCTCAAAACACCGATAGCGATTATGCTGATCAATACACTCTTATTGATGAGGACGATGTGGAAGATTACATCGACATGCTGCGTGAGGGAATCCAAGACATTCAACAAGAAGTGGATTCCTTGAGTGGAACTTACGAAGCCGCTCAGGCGCTTTATAACTATTTGCGAAGCGGCACTCAAACCAGCTACTTGGATCGATTCTTTGCTCGTCTCATTCCAAAAGCTTCCGCCGCCTCCGTGGAAGAAATCATTCAGGAACTCGATCGAGGGGTCACCACCACCGATGCCTGCAACACAAGAGATTATGATGAGAGCACGGAACTCTATACCTATGCCTTGGGCTACACGGTCTACGATATGGATATTCGTGAGATCGATGACAAAGTGTGTTCCTATATTGTGGCCATTCAAACGGCTGCCGAAGGGGATTATATTGAAGAAGTGGGAGCCTTGCTGGAACGATTTAGAGAGATGAAAGATCTTTTTGATACCGAAGGACAGGGCTTTGATTCCGGATCCAAACTCACGGAAGTTTTGGACGCCTTCAACGCGGCCGATGAACTGCTGGACAGTTCTTTGGAAACGGTGAACGCAAAAACGGCGCAAGAAATTGTGACCGCCATGAATGACCTCCACAACTTGGTGGAGAATCTGGAATTTGTAAAGGTGCGCCTCAAGGCCTCCGCCACTTCCGGCAACGATCCTTTGATCGTACGGTTCAATGTGCTTGGCACGGAAGACCCCAGTGGAAAAACGGTGGAAGACGATCAAATTGAATGGGACTTGAATGGAGATGGAAACTTTGAAAGCTCCGGCACTTTGAACACCGCCGCCGTGACTTCCGAAAACACGGAAGGAGACGCGGTGAGCGCAACCTACAATGAACCGGGGACCTACCGAATACGAGTGCGCGTTCGCAGCCAAGATGAAAATATTGCCGCGGGAGTGTCAATGGTAACGGTGGAAGTGGAACCTTCCAAATCCATGATCGTGCTCACGGCACAAGCGGGGACAGAGGCCGCGAGCGTGATCGCCGATTTCAGATCCTTTCCGGCCATTGATCAAAGAACTTATAAAGTAACGATGTCCGAAGCGGAAGGAGGCATCACATTTGATGCCAGTGAAACCACCGATGGAGATGGCAACACCGGAGCGGAGGGAGGCATTGTGTATTACGAATGGGAATTTGGAGACAGTGAAACCGCATCCGGATCTTACGGACAAGAAGGAGGCAGCACGGTGACCCATGTATATGGAGAGGCCGGCTCGTACAACCTTTCTCTCACCGTCACAGACGACACCGGAGTAAAAGACCGTAAATATTTTACTTTATTCGTGGCCTCGCCGGCCGCCCGGTTCTCCATGAGCCCCAGCTCCGGCACCGTGGGCACCATTTTTGAATTCGACGCCTCCGGCTCCACCACCGACATTGGAAAAATCGTAAGCACTTCCTGGACCCTCACAAAGGAGGGCACGGCAGTACCTTTAGAAGAGAACAACAGGGAAGTCATTGCGGTTGCTTTGGAAGAACCCGGCGTCTACACCATGCAACTCATCGTTTCGGATGGAAGTGGGAAAACCGACACCGCTTCACTCAGCTTTTTGGTGGAATCCACGGCACCCGTGGCTTCTTATGAATACACGGTCCCAAGCCAAACGCAGCCTGCAACACTCTTCTTTGATGCCGGGGAAAGTTATGATCCGGATGAAGGAGACACTCTCACATTTGAATGGGAGTTTGAAGGCACGGAAGGGGAGGATTACACCATCCTCAGCGCAGAAAACGAGAACAAAGAACTCACGGTGCAATTCCTTAAAAAGGGAGATTACGGTGTGAGCCTCACTGTTTATGACCAACATTCCGCCGAGCTCAAAAAGAGTGATACGGCAGTGGGTACAATCACCATCGATTCCACGCTGGACATTGGCATGGAGATCCAAGGAGAAACCGCCAGACATTTGGATGCAAACGGCCAAGCGGAAGTGGAATTCACGGCGATCAGTGCCACGGCCACCGCTTTTGAAATCGATTACGGAGACGGCTCCAGCGACTACACCGACACCATCACTCGAGGAGAAACGATTTTGACGCATGTGTACGAAACCGCCGGAGTGTTTGAAGTGGTACTCACCGCTTTAAATGATGAGGATGACGAAAACAGTATCAAGCAACGCGTCTACATTGGAGCTGGTGATGCTCCCATTGCCGTGATTGCGATTGGAGCGGAAGAAGATATTGGAACGGGGAGCTCACTCAAAGGAAGTATAAAGACCAAATTTTCTTTTGATGCGACGGAATCTATTAATGTGGATGGAAGTACGGATAATTTGGATTACAGCTGGAATTTTGGAGACGGAGTCACCTCCTCTCAAAGCACGGTCACCCACTCGTTCTCCGAACAGCGGACTTTTACGGTAACGCTCACCGTTCGTGATGAAGACGACAGCACCGTAATGGATCAAACTTCCGTCAACATTCTGATTGAGGGCATGGACCCGGTGATTCGCGGCATCACGGTGACCCCGGAAGGAGATAAATTGGAAACGCCTCTCAAAGTGGACATTAGCGTGGACGCGTTTGATGAAGACGGAGAAATCACCTTCATCAAGGCGTGGTATTACGATCTCAACGACACCGCGGAAGCACTCGGGGAAATCATTGCTCAAAGCACGGAGTTCCAAATGACCATCGATACAAAAGGAAAAACGGGAGAAACTCTGGAATATGGATTTGCAGTGGAAGTCACCGATGACGACAGCAACGAGGTCTCAAGTTCCGACTTTTTGGACAGCGCATCCATCCCAACCCTGGAAGTCACCAATGGGCCCAACGAAACTCCGGTGGCGGGGATCTCTGTGGATCGCACCTCAGTTTATGTGGGGGAACCGGTCAGTTTCTCCAGCACTTCTTACGACACGGATGGAGAAATTGTGAACTATTGGTGGGACATTGAAGGCGATGGATTCTGGAACAACGAACCCACGGAAGAAGCCTCTTTTGAATACGAGTTCTCTCAAGTGCACCCGGAGGGAATTGAAGTGCAATTGAAAGTGGAAGACGATGCGGGTGCCACCGACCCTTCGGAGACCCTCACTATTTTTGTGGACGCACTTTCCGCACCGCCCGAAGCCGCCTTCCTCACCGAAATAACGGGGACCACCGTGAGTTTCCAAAACAATTCCATCATTGATTTTGAGAACGACGCAAAATTGGAAGGGCAGTATTGGGATTTTGATCTTTCCGTGGACAGCAATGGAAACGGAAGCCCCGACGACGACACCGATTCTTTTGAAGAGAATCCAATCTACACCTATCCCGCCTTGGGCACTTATGAAGCTCGTCTCACCATTGTGGACAGCACGGGCCAGGCAGACACCGTAACGCGTACGGTCAATGTGAGCGAAAGCACAGCGCCCGAAGCCAAATTCTCCACCATCGTGAACGATAAAATGGTGGATTTCAAAAATGAGACCTCCTTTGACACCGCTCAGGGAGCGGAATTCCTCAGTGCTTCATGGGACTTCAATCTCACCGCGGACACCAACGGAGATACAGACCCGGAAAATGACACGGATGCCACCACGAAAAACCCCTCCTTTGAATATGCCGATTACGGTTCCTACCAAGTGAAGTTGATTGTGGAAGACAGTTTTGGAAAAACCGATTCCACCGTACAAACCGTGGTCGTCTCAAGCCCGCTGGATTCAGTACAAGCCCTCCTCACCAGCACACCACAACCCAACAGTTTGAACCAAGTGGTCTTGGAGAAAGATGGGGATGAAGTCTCATTCTATTATGGAGCCGAGGGAGGTTCTGAAGACCTGGAATTCGTCTTGGATAAAAATATTTTCTACGACACCGACAACGATGGTGTGAGAGACAATGACAGGGATTTTGTGGACGATTCTGCAGGATCTTGGAAAACACCTTTTTATAAATCCTACGGTCAAGTGGTGGTCAAGCTCACCGTAAACGACAAAGCCACCGGAGAAAAAGACATATCCACCCTGCAAGTGGTCTTTGAAGGATCCTTGGGAGGTGCTAATCTGTTCAATGCCACGCCAAGCGAAATGATGGTGCTCATTGTTTCCGCCCTCATCACGGCACTCGCCGCGATCAGCTTCATATTCAAAGCTCAGCTCACTAAAATCACCAAGCATTAA
- a CDS encoding pilin codes for MKKYLFLIFTSIQLLTASAAVADALDFRSIIDDFQQNVSEESTQVEDGTAPTSSDEEPSGGISFPTFSEQGEGANVIVAAIQRFLDFFKLIITPVTILFIVIMGVRMVTAGKESEEVLSQSKNFISYGLQGLVIIFMSDSLVEVFFGADGGILRGGESGAQEFGRQASTLFRGIYSLIQILIGSIAVSVLIMAGMRFVGGSASEDQVGKAKKQITWALVGLFVIGISEFVVKEILFQNQGKSLGVEEAKLLFVQVTNFIAGTLGTLSFAFLLYAGYLYVLGVQNEDNVAKSKKIIMGAAVGIILALAAFAIVNTVVELDASR; via the coding sequence ATGAAAAAATACCTCTTCCTCATTTTCACAAGTATACAACTGCTCACCGCAAGTGCCGCGGTGGCCGATGCTTTGGACTTTAGAAGCATCATTGACGATTTTCAGCAAAATGTAAGCGAGGAAAGCACTCAGGTGGAGGACGGCACTGCCCCCACCAGCAGTGATGAAGAGCCCTCCGGAGGTATCAGCTTCCCGACATTCTCGGAACAAGGGGAGGGCGCCAATGTCATTGTGGCCGCCATCCAACGCTTTTTGGATTTCTTCAAACTCATCATAACCCCGGTCACCATCCTCTTTATTGTGATCATGGGCGTGCGAATGGTCACTGCGGGAAAAGAAAGTGAAGAAGTGCTTTCTCAATCCAAGAATTTTATAAGCTATGGTCTGCAGGGCTTAGTCATCATTTTTATGTCCGACTCTTTGGTGGAGGTTTTCTTTGGAGCGGATGGAGGAATTTTAAGGGGAGGAGAGTCCGGGGCTCAAGAGTTTGGACGGCAAGCCAGTACCCTCTTTCGAGGAATTTACAGCTTGATTCAAATCTTAATTGGGTCCATTGCCGTCTCGGTTCTCATCATGGCGGGCATGCGTTTTGTGGGAGGCTCGGCGAGTGAAGATCAAGTGGGTAAGGCCAAAAAACAAATCACTTGGGCTTTGGTGGGACTCTTTGTAATAGGAATCTCAGAGTTTGTGGTCAAAGAAATTCTTTTCCAAAATCAAGGGAAGTCGCTTGGAGTGGAAGAAGCCAAACTTCTTTTTGTACAAGTCACCAACTTTATTGCGGGAACCTTGGGCACACTTTCCTTCGCCTTCCTCTTATATGCGGGTTACCTCTATGTCTTGGGAGTGCAGAACGAAGACAATGTGGCCAAATCTAAAAAGATCATCATGGGTGCTGCCGTGGGCATCATTTTAGCCCTCGCCGCCTTCGCCATTGTGAACACAGTGGTTGAGCTTGATGCGTCCAGATAA
- a CDS encoding pilin, protein MAKLWMKRLGKIHMGGLLLALFLGIFVFSASHALADFLPLPSAENLDLPAPEGDTALEKFENLLGPVARNLRIIVGAVALLFIVVSGFTMVISGDNEETAKTQRKSLVYGLVGFLMISIAGPIAEVFDYREGNFLSDPEKLVERVELFDNTTRLIITFVKYLLGGLAALFFIRSGAVMVISGDNEEEVGNAKKSMALSAAGLLMVMVSDMVIRRVFYVAEFNQSADKTIVVLDQNEGVQQMVAVTNIVVSFVGPIMMLGIVAGGLLYITAGGDEERSGLAKKIIMNSVIGVIVIYGAFALVSTIIAGKF, encoded by the coding sequence ATGGCAAAGCTTTGGATGAAAAGATTGGGAAAAATCCATATGGGAGGTCTGCTTTTAGCCTTATTCTTGGGGATATTCGTGTTTTCTGCTTCACACGCTTTGGCTGACTTTTTGCCCTTACCCTCCGCCGAAAATTTGGACTTACCCGCGCCGGAAGGGGACACGGCCCTCGAAAAATTCGAAAATCTTTTGGGGCCGGTCGCCAGAAATCTACGGATTATTGTGGGGGCGGTAGCCTTGCTTTTCATCGTCGTTTCAGGATTCACCATGGTGATTTCCGGAGACAACGAAGAGACCGCCAAGACCCAAAGGAAATCCCTGGTCTATGGTTTGGTGGGCTTTTTGATGATCAGTATTGCGGGCCCCATCGCGGAAGTTTTCGATTACCGCGAAGGGAACTTCCTCTCCGACCCCGAAAAGCTGGTGGAGCGAGTGGAACTTTTTGACAACACCACGCGCCTCATCATTACTTTTGTGAAATATTTACTCGGAGGACTGGCAGCGCTCTTCTTTATTCGAAGCGGGGCCGTAATGGTGATTTCCGGAGACAACGAAGAAGAAGTGGGCAATGCAAAGAAAAGCATGGCACTTTCCGCCGCGGGTCTCTTGATGGTCATGGTCTCCGACATGGTGATTCGCCGTGTGTTTTATGTGGCGGAGTTCAATCAATCGGCCGATAAAACCATTGTGGTGCTGGATCAAAACGAAGGAGTGCAGCAAATGGTGGCCGTCACCAACATCGTAGTCTCTTTTGTGGGACCCATCATGATGTTGGGTATTGTGGCGGGAGGACTTTTGTATATCACGGCGGGAGGGGATGAAGAACGCAGCGGACTTGCGAAAAAGATCATCATGAACTCTGTCATAGGCGTCATTGTGATCTATGGAGCCTTTGCCCTTGTTTCCACCATCATTGCAGGAAAATTCTAA